From the genome of Sphingomonas sp. HMP6, one region includes:
- a CDS encoding DUF4350 domain-containing protein, giving the protein MSDLAIGAPAGAIGAPAGASGGGAFTTRTVAILIAVGILTFVGMLVLGAYAPDLRSGRNGGAHALSNAAIGYSGIVRLAEATGRNPEIVRDPRKLDTEDLVVLTPEAAATDMSKVIEVRQGKPTLVILPKWETVADQTHPGWVRFVDLKSTSEPDGVLAPKTVLKTRRYASGGRPLLSLTWMPQSLRFRGPKPVQAISGTDLKPLITDDKGHVVLGQIGEQPFYVLADPDLLSNIGMRDADQARSALELLDFLNSTGAKAVWFDVTLNGLGHAPSPLKLAFDPPFLAMTLAIAIAVLLAGVQATARFGATRRRARAIAFGKTALIDNTAALVRKAGRHGALGPRYADLVRERAGSVFGVPSRLRDQAYDAYLDRFGGRARFTELAEQARAATDPRAMLQAAQALHQWLWEKSR; this is encoded by the coding sequence ATGAGCGACCTCGCAATTGGTGCCCCGGCGGGGGCGATCGGCGCGCCAGCCGGGGCAAGCGGCGGCGGCGCTTTCACGACCCGCACCGTTGCGATCCTGATCGCGGTCGGCATCTTGACGTTCGTCGGCATGCTCGTGCTCGGGGCCTATGCGCCCGATTTGCGATCGGGCCGCAACGGCGGCGCGCACGCGCTGTCGAACGCGGCGATCGGCTATAGCGGCATCGTGCGTCTGGCTGAGGCGACCGGGCGCAACCCGGAAATCGTCCGCGACCCGCGCAAGCTCGATACCGAGGATCTGGTCGTACTGACGCCCGAGGCCGCCGCGACCGACATGAGCAAGGTGATCGAGGTTCGCCAAGGCAAGCCGACGCTGGTCATCCTGCCGAAATGGGAGACCGTCGCAGACCAGACGCATCCCGGCTGGGTGCGTTTCGTCGATCTGAAGAGCACGTCCGAACCGGACGGCGTGCTGGCACCGAAGACCGTGTTGAAGACCCGCCGTTATGCGAGCGGCGGGCGTCCGCTGCTATCTTTGACGTGGATGCCGCAAAGCCTGCGCTTTCGCGGGCCAAAGCCGGTGCAGGCAATTTCGGGCACCGATCTGAAACCGCTGATCACCGACGACAAAGGCCATGTCGTGCTCGGGCAGATTGGCGAGCAGCCCTTTTATGTGCTGGCTGATCCCGACCTCTTGTCCAACATCGGCATGCGCGATGCGGATCAGGCACGCTCTGCCCTCGAACTGCTTGATTTTCTCAATTCGACGGGGGCGAAAGCGGTTTGGTTCGATGTTACGCTCAACGGGCTTGGTCATGCGCCCAGCCCGTTGAAGCTGGCCTTCGATCCGCCTTTCCTCGCCATGACGCTGGCGATTGCGATTGCCGTGCTGCTGGCGGGGGTACAGGCGACCGCGCGCTTCGGCGCGACGCGGCGGCGCGCGCGGGCGATTGCTTTCGGGAAGACTGCGCTGATCGACAATACGGCGGCGCTGGTGCGCAAGGCCGGGCGGCACGGTGCGCTCGGGCCGCGGTATGCGGATCTTGTGCGCGAGCGGGCGGGGAGTGTGTTCGGCGTGCCGTCGCGGCTGCGCGATCAGGCATATGACGCCTATCTCGACCGTTTTGGCGGGCGGGCGCGCTTTACCGAACTGGCCGAACAGGCGCGGGCCGCCACCGATCCGCGCGCGATGCTGCAAGCGGCGCAAGCGCTGCACCAATGGTTATGGGAGAAGTCACGGTGA
- a CDS encoding DUF4129 domain-containing protein, producing MSGGTAQQVATATDRFSAAHAVLKADPSVQFTLSRAPPPPQPPAWLKAFVKWLGQVFEPVGRFFAWIDSFFPNWPYARIFLWVVLAVVVALIAWGVYQRIRHGEWRLPGKLRFRATVVAVEEDQAWAPDAAPVREWLREADAMAAAGRYAEAVHHLLFRSIEDIARRRPKLVRPALTSRELSASDALPLPARDLFAGIARLVERSLFGGRPVDATDWTGARAAYSDFALPGTWRA from the coding sequence GTGAGCGGGGGGACAGCGCAGCAGGTGGCGACCGCCACCGACCGGTTTTCCGCTGCCCATGCCGTGTTGAAGGCCGATCCCAGCGTACAGTTCACGCTGTCGCGCGCGCCGCCGCCGCCGCAGCCACCAGCGTGGCTCAAAGCCTTCGTGAAGTGGCTGGGGCAGGTGTTCGAGCCGGTCGGGCGCTTCTTTGCGTGGATCGACAGCTTTTTCCCGAACTGGCCCTACGCGCGCATTTTCCTGTGGGTCGTGCTGGCGGTGGTCGTCGCGCTGATTGCGTGGGGTGTGTATCAGCGCATTCGGCATGGCGAATGGCGCTTGCCGGGCAAGCTCCGGTTTCGCGCGACAGTAGTCGCGGTAGAGGAAGACCAAGCGTGGGCGCCCGACGCTGCGCCGGTGCGGGAATGGCTGCGCGAGGCCGATGCGATGGCCGCGGCGGGGCGCTATGCCGAGGCGGTGCATCATTTGCTGTTCCGCTCGATCGAGGACATTGCGCGGCGGCGGCCAAAGCTGGTGCGCCCGGCGCTGACCAGCCGTGAACTCAGCGCGTCCGACGCGCTCCCGCTGCCGGCGCGCGACCTGTTCGCCGGGATCGCGCGGCTGGTCGAGCGCAGCCTGTTCGGTGGGCGTCCGGTCGATGCCACCGATTGGACCGGCGCGCGGGCAGCCTATAGCGATTTCGCGCTGCCGGGGACGTGGCGCGCATGA
- a CDS encoding DUF2141 domain-containing protein — MIRLAPRSRSRVFKLLFATLPLFAVAAGQSSDGVLHVAVDNVRDRTGRVHVDICTQKQFLKDCPIAADGPARVGQSTVTLTGLKPGRYAAQVFYDQNGNGKVDRALFGVPKEGVGFSNDAKIRLGPPKWEEAFFDYDGRERTIRLRLRYFIGPDAPTATTAK; from the coding sequence ATGATTCGTCTCGCTCCCCGTTCGCGCAGCCGCGTATTCAAGCTTCTGTTCGCCACGCTACCCCTGTTCGCAGTGGCGGCGGGGCAATCGTCGGACGGTGTGCTCCACGTCGCGGTCGACAACGTGCGCGATCGCACCGGGCGCGTGCACGTCGATATCTGCACGCAAAAGCAGTTCCTGAAGGATTGCCCGATCGCCGCCGATGGCCCCGCACGGGTCGGACAATCGACCGTGACGCTGACCGGCCTCAAGCCCGGCCGCTATGCCGCGCAGGTGTTTTACGACCAGAACGGCAATGGCAAGGTCGATCGCGCACTGTTCGGCGTGCCCAAGGAGGGCGTCGGCTTCTCCAACGATGCCAAGATCCGGCTCGGCCCGCCGAAATGGGAAGAAGCGTTCTTCGACTATGACGGGCGCGAGCGCACGATCCGCTTGCGGCTGCGCTACTTTATCGGGCCGGACGCGCCGACGGCGACCACGGCCAAGTGA
- a CDS encoding MMPL family transporter yields MIARTLQQLVALGVRRPFAVLAACLALVAGATLFAASHFAMTTDTAALISPEIEWRKNEKAIETAFPQLRDVLLVVVDGKTPELAEAATVKLSAALAADTAHFRSVQRPDGGAFFDREGLLFGSTTGVRASTKALIDAQPLLGPLASDPSLRGVANAFATMLTGVERGEIPLSRIDLPMRTMADALEASAQGKPAYFSWQELFAEPGAGATAPRRRLILAQPKLDYGALQPGEDAVAAITAQAKALGLDATHGITVRTTGEVPLADEEFATLEENIGFVGLVMAAAMLVTLWFATRSAKIVAAIVVTIIAGLVVTTALGLAAVGALNLISVAFIPLFVGLGVDFGIQIAVRFNAERLEGAATGAALERAAVALGAPLALAAGAVFLGFGAFLPTDYIGIAELGIIAGLGMIVALVASVTVLPAMLMLLKPGTPRREVGFREAAPLDRWLGTHRKAVLWAFGLSMAGSIALLPLVQFDFNPLHLRAKSGPAMLTLMDLMRDPLRTPNTINVLTASPQAARALAAKLSALPEVAEAVSVDSFVPADQEAKLAVVQDAALLLDATVNPFDLTPPPSDAETATVLAGVAQQLRSAAGSRNDAAARNAVRLATAFDRLAKGSPTARERASALLVTPLGTMLDQIRAALQAETVTRETLPPEIAGNWVAKDGRALVQVFPKGDSNDNAVLRRFTKAVRAVAPNASGLPVATQEAAGTVAWAFVQAGIIALALVSGLLFLVLRDVKEVAFTLAPVVLSGFLTLGSCVLIGQPINFANIIAFPLLFGVGVAFHIYFVMAWRGGATDLLQSSLARAVLFSALATGGAFGSLWLSQHPGTASMGKILMISLAWTLVCALIFEPALLGPPRAKKA; encoded by the coding sequence GTGATCGCCCGGACGCTCCAACAGCTCGTCGCGCTGGGCGTGCGGCGGCCCTTCGCGGTGCTGGCAGCGTGCCTTGCGCTGGTCGCGGGCGCGACGCTGTTCGCCGCCAGCCATTTCGCGATGACCACCGATACCGCCGCCTTGATCTCTCCGGAGATCGAGTGGCGCAAGAATGAGAAAGCGATCGAAACCGCTTTTCCGCAGCTTCGCGACGTGCTGCTGGTGGTGGTCGATGGCAAAACCCCAGAATTGGCCGAGGCTGCGACCGTAAAGCTCTCCGCCGCGCTCGCCGCCGACACCGCGCATTTCCGCAGTGTCCAGCGCCCGGATGGCGGTGCGTTCTTCGATCGTGAGGGCCTATTGTTCGGCTCGACCACAGGAGTCCGCGCCTCGACCAAGGCGCTGATCGACGCGCAGCCGCTGCTCGGCCCGCTGGCGAGCGACCCGTCGCTGCGCGGCGTCGCGAATGCCTTTGCGACGATGCTGACCGGGGTCGAGCGCGGCGAAATTCCGCTCTCGCGGATCGACCTCCCGATGCGCACGATGGCCGATGCGCTGGAGGCTTCGGCTCAGGGCAAACCCGCCTATTTCTCGTGGCAGGAGCTGTTCGCCGAACCCGGTGCCGGCGCCACCGCGCCGCGCCGCCGCCTGATCTTGGCGCAGCCCAAGCTCGATTACGGCGCATTGCAACCGGGTGAGGATGCGGTTGCCGCGATCACCGCGCAAGCCAAGGCGCTCGGCCTCGATGCCACCCACGGCATCACCGTGCGCACCACCGGCGAAGTCCCGCTCGCCGACGAGGAGTTCGCGACACTGGAGGAGAATATCGGCTTTGTCGGGCTGGTGATGGCGGCGGCGATGCTGGTGACATTGTGGTTCGCGACGCGATCGGCGAAGATCGTCGCGGCAATCGTGGTGACGATCATCGCGGGCCTCGTCGTGACGACCGCACTCGGGCTGGCGGCGGTCGGCGCGCTCAACCTCATTTCGGTCGCCTTCATTCCGCTGTTCGTCGGGCTCGGCGTCGATTTCGGGATTCAGATCGCGGTGCGCTTCAATGCCGAGCGGCTTGAGGGGGCAGCAACCGGCGCCGCGCTGGAACGCGCGGCGGTCGCGCTCGGGGCACCGCTGGCGCTGGCGGCGGGGGCGGTGTTTCTGGGCTTCGGGGCATTCCTGCCGACCGACTATATCGGCATCGCTGAACTCGGCATCATCGCCGGACTCGGCATGATCGTGGCGCTGGTCGCGAGCGTGACCGTGCTTCCGGCCATGCTGATGCTCCTCAAACCCGGCACGCCGCGCCGCGAAGTGGGCTTCCGCGAAGCCGCCCCGCTCGATCGTTGGCTCGGCACGCATCGCAAAGCGGTGCTGTGGGCATTCGGCCTATCGATGGCAGGCAGCATCGCGTTGCTCCCGCTCGTCCAGTTCGATTTCAACCCGCTGCATTTGCGCGCGAAGAGCGGCCCGGCGATGCTTACGCTGATGGATTTGATGCGCGATCCGCTCCGCACCCCCAACACGATCAACGTGCTGACCGCGAGCCCGCAAGCCGCGCGCGCGCTGGCGGCGAAGCTCTCGGCACTGCCCGAGGTTGCCGAAGCGGTGTCGGTCGACAGCTTCGTTCCCGCGGATCAGGAAGCCAAGCTGGCGGTCGTGCAGGACGCCGCACTCCTGCTCGACGCGACGGTCAACCCCTTCGACCTGACCCCGCCCCCTAGCGATGCAGAGACGGCAACCGTCCTCGCCGGTGTCGCGCAGCAGCTTCGCAGCGCGGCCGGATCTCGCAACGACGCGGCGGCACGCAACGCGGTGCGTCTGGCGACCGCCTTCGATCGGCTCGCCAAGGGAAGCCCAACAGCTCGCGAACGGGCCTCCGCGTTACTCGTCACCCCGCTCGGCACGATGCTCGACCAGATCCGCGCGGCGTTGCAGGCCGAAACGGTTACGCGCGAAACGCTGCCGCCCGAAATCGCCGGAAACTGGGTCGCCAAGGACGGTCGCGCGTTGGTGCAGGTGTTCCCGAAGGGCGACAGCAACGACAATGCCGTACTGCGCCGCTTTACCAAGGCGGTCCGCGCCGTCGCACCGAATGCGAGTGGCCTGCCCGTTGCAACGCAGGAAGCCGCTGGCACCGTCGCCTGGGCGTTCGTACAAGCCGGTATCATCGCGCTGGCTTTGGTCAGCGGCCTGCTGTTCCTGGTGCTGCGCGATGTGAAGGAAGTGGCGTTCACGCTCGCCCCCGTCGTGCTGTCGGGCTTCCTGACGCTGGGGAGTTGCGTGCTGATCGGGCAACCGATCAACTTCGCCAACATCATCGCCTTTCCGCTGCTGTTCGGCGTCGGCGTCGCCTTCCACATCTATTTCGTGATGGCGTGGCGTGGCGGTGCGACCGACCTGCTGCAATCGAGCCTGGCGCGCGCGGTGCTGTTCAGCGCGCTCGCGACCGGCGGCGCGTTCGGCAGCCTGTGGCTGTCGCAACATCCCGGCACCGCGAGCATGGGCAAGATCCTGATGATCTCGCTCGCCTGGACGCTGGTCTGCGCGTTGATCTTCGAGCCCGCCTTGCTCGGCCCGCCACGGGCGAAGAAAGCTTAG